One Pedosphaera parvula Ellin514 DNA segment encodes these proteins:
- a CDS encoding CopG family antitoxin — MNSFANWEDVPIFDSEAAEADYWADYRPDLRLMESAISGNSESSESVTITLRIDPRMLARIKRLARSRYLNYQSMIKQWLSERMEQELRER, encoded by the coding sequence ATGAATTCGTTTGCCAATTGGGAAGACGTGCCGATCTTCGACAGCGAGGCGGCTGAGGCGGATTACTGGGCGGATTATCGCCCGGACCTGCGTCTCATGGAGTCTGCCATCTCAGGCAACAGCGAGTCGTCGGAATCGGTGACCATCACCCTCCGCATCGACCCGCGGATGCTGGCGAGGATCAAGCGGCTGGCCCGGTCCAGGTATCTGAATTATCAGAGCATGATCAAACAATGGTTGAGCGAGCGAATGGAACAAGAATTGCGTGAACGATAA
- a CDS encoding type II secretion system protein: MKLYPQRRLSSFAGFTLIELLVVMAIIAILAALLIPATGIVSKAKIQSRARGQISELVTAIDRYQAKKGFYPPDNKLNKPGNNQLVYELWGALSTTAAGVPAFTIDFGQGETIRSVPTLTTFFGTPGIMNSSAEKKEIDNFIEKIKMEKVKNINNDPNEPVWVFFSPSKGPNDVPDINNSLINLINYVSSSPKHNPNTYDLWIDVIIGGKTNRISNWSNEPERGVGPY, encoded by the coding sequence ATGAAACTTTACCCTCAACGCCGCCTCTCCTCATTTGCCGGGTTCACCCTCATCGAACTCCTGGTGGTCATGGCTATCATTGCCATCTTGGCTGCCTTGCTCATCCCGGCAACCGGGATTGTGAGCAAGGCTAAAATCCAATCCCGCGCGCGTGGACAAATTTCCGAGTTGGTTACAGCCATTGATCGTTACCAGGCCAAAAAGGGCTTTTATCCTCCTGACAACAAGCTCAACAAGCCGGGCAACAATCAACTCGTTTATGAGCTTTGGGGCGCGCTTAGTACCACCGCTGCTGGTGTGCCTGCATTCACGATCGATTTTGGCCAGGGCGAAACCATTAGGAGCGTTCCCACTTTGACCACATTTTTCGGCACGCCCGGAATAATGAATTCGTCTGCTGAAAAGAAGGAAATCGATAATTTTATTGAAAAAATAAAGATGGAGAAGGTGAAAAATATCAACAACGACCCGAACGAACCAGTCTGGGTTTTCTTCTCGCCTTCCAAGGGACCTAATGATGTTCCGGATATAAATAATTCGCTCATCAACCTAATTAATTACGTTTCCTCCAGTCCCAAGCACAATCCCAATACATACGACTTGTGGATTGATGTAATTATCGGTGGAAAGACCAATCGTATCAGCAATTGGAGCAATGAACCGGAACGAGGTGTTGGTCCTTACTAA
- a CDS encoding type II secretion system protein — protein MTRLPIRWFDSAWNPRILDKKLQPDLRFWSERLSAHNDSPSTIYPIGTSPQLVNHPMKHSPKCGRRFSRAFTLIELLVVISIIAILAGLLLPALVAAKNAAKKRAAMAEMKNLEAAINQYESTYGRYPGKASSIGDTTYGLTNYPGTIPLNSPGTVPTNSDVILAVMDYDGGSNTNHATNPQRHTFFSPAKMVTETNMPGFSTTDFQLRDPWGHPYIITIDYDADGYSKDAFYTLPVVSQTADATKGLDAMVRIGTPPSTGYYLKAPVMIWSMGLDGKADPTKPANQEVNKDNILSWQ, from the coding sequence ATGACGCGACTGCCAATTCGCTGGTTTGATTCCGCCTGGAATCCCCGCATTCTTGATAAGAAGCTCCAGCCCGATCTTCGGTTCTGGAGCGAACGCCTTTCCGCGCATAATGACTCTCCATCCACTATTTATCCAATCGGAACCAGTCCCCAACTTGTTAACCATCCTATGAAACATTCGCCCAAATGCGGCCGCAGATTCTCGCGCGCATTCACGTTGATCGAACTGCTGGTGGTCATTTCCATTATTGCCATCCTTGCCGGCCTTTTGCTGCCGGCTCTCGTGGCCGCCAAGAATGCCGCCAAGAAAAGGGCGGCTATGGCGGAAATGAAGAATCTGGAAGCAGCCATCAACCAGTACGAAAGCACCTATGGACGTTATCCAGGCAAGGCTTCCTCTATTGGCGATACGACCTATGGCCTGACGAATTATCCGGGGACAATTCCTCTCAATTCTCCCGGAACGGTTCCTACTAATTCCGACGTTATCCTTGCTGTCATGGATTATGATGGGGGCTCAAATACAAACCATGCAACAAATCCTCAACGGCACACTTTCTTCTCACCTGCCAAGATGGTCACGGAGACGAACATGCCTGGTTTCAGCACCACGGATTTTCAACTACGCGATCCCTGGGGGCATCCCTACATCATCACCATTGATTATGATGCTGATGGCTACTCGAAGGATGCATTCTACACTCTTCCTGTCGTTTCTCAAACTGCCGATGCTACCAAAGGGTTGGATGCAATGGTTCGGATTGGGACGCCTCCTTCAACAGGCTATTACCTCAAAGCTCCCGTTATGATCTGGTCGATGGGGCTGGATGGAAAAGCCGACCCGACGAAGCCGGCCAACCAAGAGGTGAACAAGGACAACATTCTGAGCTGGCAATAA
- a CDS encoding pilus assembly FimT family protein yields MKCSNIKLNCETRPMLLGQRSATFSGTAQEGAAAFTVIELLVVISIMLLLAVIAVPVMSGFGKSNAIAAADRQLLDDLSLARARAIAEHTTVYVVFVPTNMNNSTFTMPTDPFQLAMISNVYGGQYTTYALLSLRTVGDQPGRPTARYLTAWRTLPSGVFIATNKFNPTLTLPPPPLPQIPPFHHDILFPFPIISTNNPPNNTNLLPYVAFDYLGRLALGNPAVAATSDEYIPLSRGAVFTVRDASGRFDITKTPEAKETPIGNSINISNVVHIDALTGRARIEKQELQ; encoded by the coding sequence ATGAAGTGCTCGAATATCAAACTTAACTGCGAAACCAGGCCAATGCTGCTTGGCCAGCGTTCCGCCACGTTTTCGGGCACTGCACAGGAGGGAGCTGCGGCCTTTACCGTGATCGAATTGCTCGTAGTGATTTCGATCATGCTGTTGCTCGCGGTGATTGCTGTCCCGGTCATGAGCGGCTTTGGCAAATCGAACGCCATCGCTGCGGCGGACCGCCAATTGTTGGATGATCTGTCCCTCGCACGTGCCCGTGCTATTGCTGAACATACAACGGTTTATGTGGTGTTCGTTCCAACGAACATGAACAACTCGACGTTCACCATGCCAACGGACCCCTTTCAGCTAGCCATGATTAGCAACGTCTACGGAGGCCAGTATACCACCTACGCGCTGCTCTCCCTGCGCACAGTGGGGGATCAACCTGGCCGGCCAACAGCGCGCTACCTGACTGCCTGGCGGACGCTGCCCAGTGGCGTTTTTATTGCCACCAACAAATTCAATCCAACCTTAACCTTGCCTCCTCCGCCTTTGCCGCAGATACCGCCCTTTCACCACGATATTCTTTTTCCTTTCCCGATCATTTCCACCAACAACCCTCCTAACAATACCAATTTATTGCCTTACGTGGCATTCGACTATTTGGGCCGGTTGGCGTTGGGGAACCCAGCAGTCGCCGCCACCTCTGACGAATACATTCCTTTGTCGCGCGGCGCCGTTTTCACCGTTCGCGATGCCAGCGGACGATTTGATATCACCAAAACCCCCGAGGCAAAGGAGACTCCGATCGGCAATTCCATCAACATTTCCAACGTGGTTCATATCGATGCCTTGACCGGACGGGCACGCATCGAGAAACAGGAGCTTCAATGA
- a CDS encoding type IV pilus modification PilV family protein yields MKLLRKSLRMQSGRGAQAAFTMIEIALSLAVIGFALVAIIGVLPTGMSVQKDNREDTVISMDATYLMEALRSGARGPDLLTNHIVCITNYSYFYSGPSNLPLTTNINWFTTSNYYIDLVPYGGSYLTNSSNVIGLISIPKYFFDLNTNSFRSNFTTADFRAMSSPLIDQGTNQSSRDFAFTYRLFPQIIPYSQHDSEWTNFSSASLTPVQVTNRQVAFAETINLRNNLHEMRLRFEWPVLPVRNGDTGNKRQVFRTLASGSLLHTNEGKAGTTELWFIQPQAYSTNQIQ; encoded by the coding sequence ATGAAGTTGTTAAGAAAATCTTTGAGGATGCAATCGGGCAGGGGAGCGCAGGCGGCGTTCACGATGATTGAAATCGCCCTCTCCCTCGCGGTCATCGGCTTTGCCCTCGTGGCCATCATCGGCGTTCTTCCTACTGGCATGTCCGTGCAAAAGGACAACCGTGAAGACACCGTCATCAGCATGGACGCCACCTACCTGATGGAGGCACTCCGCTCCGGTGCCCGTGGTCCCGATCTTCTCACAAACCATATTGTTTGTATCACGAATTATTCTTATTTTTATTCCGGCCCAAGCAACCTTCCTTTAACCACCAACATTAACTGGTTCACAACTTCAAATTACTATATCGATCTGGTTCCTTATGGAGGTTCCTATCTCACTAATAGCTCCAATGTGATCGGGTTGATTAGCATCCCAAAATACTTTTTCGATCTAAACACCAATAGCTTTAGAAGCAACTTTACCACGGCCGATTTCCGTGCCATGAGCAGTCCCTTGATTGACCAGGGTACAAACCAGTCTTCTCGCGACTTCGCGTTCACTTACCGTCTCTTTCCTCAAATCATTCCGTATAGTCAGCATGATTCTGAATGGACGAACTTTAGTAGCGCATCTTTAACTCCTGTTCAGGTAACTAACCGACAGGTTGCCTTTGCTGAGACTATTAATCTAAGAAACAACCTGCACGAAATGCGATTGCGTTTCGAATGGCCGGTGTTGCCAGTTCGCAATGGAGATACCGGAAATAAACGGCAGGTTTTTCGCACCTTGGCAAGCGGATCATTACTCCATACAAATGAAGGTAAAGCTGGAACCACGGAATTGTGGTTTATCCAACCTCAGGCCTATTCCACCAACCAAATCCAATGA
- a CDS encoding prepilin-type N-terminal cleavage/methylation domain-containing protein, which yields MKFSSQDKQVAGSIGRGTKARLLRAFSLVEMLVVVVLLAVIILGLVAMFDQVRKAFTSSVTQVDRLEGGRMVMDLVTREVEEMAPYHASNVMNFYATYDGNTPILVQPLTDPKDKGTNVLESFYFLSSYNHQWTGVGFMVNSPEIVTGIPIGALYTTNFLFPTLVTVDPRNTVTNGLNLFTTNFPHPFYTNFHRLVDGVVHFRVLAYDARGRLLNTNYNNNTQINTNFYVYSDSPRSDRTTYNFWSNAVPAYLDVELGVLEDRTLQKLRGLTNNPTAANNFLNIHAAQVHLFRQRIAIRNADPQAYK from the coding sequence ATGAAGTTCTCCTCACAAGACAAACAGGTTGCGGGATCGATTGGGCGTGGTACCAAGGCCAGGCTGCTCCGTGCTTTCTCGCTGGTGGAAATGCTCGTGGTGGTCGTGTTGCTCGCCGTCATCATTCTTGGATTGGTTGCCATGTTCGACCAGGTACGGAAAGCATTTACCAGCAGTGTTACGCAGGTGGATAGGCTCGAAGGCGGTCGAATGGTCATGGATCTGGTCACCCGCGAAGTGGAGGAGATGGCTCCCTACCATGCGTCGAATGTCATGAACTTCTATGCGACCTATGATGGCAATACCCCAATCCTGGTGCAGCCATTGACCGATCCTAAAGACAAAGGGACCAACGTTCTGGAGAGCTTCTATTTTCTCTCCAGCTACAATCATCAATGGACCGGTGTTGGTTTTATGGTGAACTCCCCCGAGATCGTAACCGGCATTCCCATCGGTGCGCTATATACCACCAATTTTCTCTTCCCCACGCTGGTTACTGTTGATCCCAGAAATACGGTCACCAACGGCCTGAATCTGTTTACCACCAATTTTCCACATCCTTTCTACACCAACTTTCATCGGTTGGTGGATGGTGTTGTTCATTTCCGCGTCCTTGCCTACGATGCGCGCGGTCGTTTGCTGAATACGAATTACAACAATAATACGCAGATTAACACAAACTTTTACGTCTATTCGGATTCACCCCGTTCCGACAGGACGACCTACAATTTCTGGTCCAATGCAGTTCCTGCCTATCTCGACGTTGAGTTGGGCGTCTTGGAAGATCGCACTTTGCAAAAACTGCGGGGATTGACCAACAATCCAACCGCTGCGAATAACTTTCTTAACATTCATGCCGCGCAGGTTCACCTGTTCCGGCAACGCATTGCCATCCGTAACGCAGATCCCCAGGCTTACAAATGA